Part of the Pseudomonas sp. ADAK13 genome is shown below.
ATGGCCGAGAAGGTGTGCTCCTCAGCGATGCAGATTCATGGGGGATATGGCTATCTGGAGGATTACCCGGTGGAGCGTTACTACCGGGATGCGCGGATTACCCAGATTTACGAGGGCACCAGCGAGATTCAGCGGATGGTGATTGCTCGAGAGCTTAAGAACTATCAGCTGTAAGCAGTTGATTTAAATTGAAATTGTGGGAGCCATCAGGCTCCCACCTTGGCCTCACTTATCCTTGAACTCCGGCGCACGCTTGGCCACAAACGCCGCCATGCCTTCCTTCTGATCCAGTGTGGCAAACGCTGCATGGAACACCCGGCGCTCAAAGCGCACACCTTCAGACAGGCTCACTTCAAACGCACGGTTGACGCTTTCCTTGACCATCATGCTGATGGGCACCGATTTGCTGGCGATCAGGGTCGCGACTTTCAGCGCCTCATCCAGCAACTCATCCGCCGGCACGATCCGCGCGACAATCCCGCAACGCTCCGCTTCCACCGCATCGATAAACCGGCCGGTCAGGCACATTTCCATGGCCTTGGCCTTGCCCACGGCGCGGGTCAGGCGCTGGGTGCCGCCCATGCCCGGCAGCACGCCGAGGTTGATTTCCGGCTGGCCGAACTTGGCGTTGTCACCGGCCAGGATGAAGTCGCACATCAACGCCAGCTCACACCCGCCGCCCAGGGCAAAACCGTTGACCGCCGCAATGATCGGCTTGCGGCGGTTGGCCACGCGGTCGCTGTCGCTGAACAGGTCATCCAGGTAGATCTGCGGGTAAGTCAGCTCGGCCATTTCCTTGATGTCGGCGCCGGCGGCAAAGGCTTTTTTCGAGCCGGTGAGCACGATGCAGCCGATTTCCGGATTGGCTTCCAGGCTGTCCAGCGCCTGGTTCAACTCGCTGACCAGTTGAGCATTCAAGGCGTTCAGCGCTTGCGGGCGATTGAGGGTGATCAGCCCGACACGGCCCTGGACGTCCAGCAAAATGGTTTCGTAACTCATAGATGCTCCTCAGAGATTGCGTGAAATGACCATGCGTTGAATATCGCTGGTGCCTTCGTAAATCTGGCAGACCCGCACATCGCGGTAGATCCGCTCCAGGGGAAAGTCGCTCAGGTAACCGTAACCGCCGAGGGTTTGCAAGGCCGCCGAACAGACCTTTTCGGCCATTTCCGACGCAAACAGCTTGGCCATTGAGGCTTCCACCAGCGCCGGTTTGCCGCTGTCACGCAGCGCGGCGGCGTAATGCACCATCTGCCGGGCGACGGCGATTTGCGTGGCCATGTCCGCCAGGCGGAACGCCACGGCCTGGTGCTCGATGATCGGTTTGCCAAAGCTTTCCCGCTCACGGGCGTAATCCCGGGCCGCTTCAAACGCCGCCCGCGCCATGCCCACCGCTTGCGAGGCAATGCCGACGCGCCCGCCTTCAAGGTTGGCCAGGGCGATTCGGTAGCCTTCGCCCTCCTCGCCCAAACGATTGCCGACCGGCACTTTCACGTCCTCAAACAGGATTTGGCAGGTGTCGGAGGCGTGCTGGCCGAGCTTGTCCTCGACCCGCGCCACGCTGTAGCCCGGCGAGTCAGTGGGCACGATAAACGCGCTGATGCCCCGCTTGCCGGCGGCCGGATCGGTGACCGCAAACACGATCACAATCCCGGCGTTTTGCCCGGAGGTGATGAACTGCTTGCAGCCATTCAACACGTAGTGATCGCCTTCCAGCCGGGCCCGGGTTTTCAGGCCGCTGGCGTCGGAGCCGGCCTGGGGTTCGGTCAAGGCAAACGCGCCGAGCATGGCGCCGCTGGCCAGGGGCTTGAGGAACTGCTCTCGCTGTTGATCGTTACCGAACTTGAGGATCGGCACACAGCCCACCGAGTTGTGCACGCTCATGATGGTCGAGCAGGCGCCGTCGCCGGCGGCGATTTCTTCCAGGGCCATCGCATAGGCCAGGTAGCCGGTGTCGCAACCGCCCCATTCTTCCGGGACCAGCATGCCGAAAAAGCCCAGTTCGGCCATTTCGCCGACGGCCTCCCTGGGAAAGCGATGCTCGCGGTCCCACTCGGCGGCGAACGGCTTGAGCCGTTCCTGGGCAAATTGCCGGGCGGCCTCGCTGATTTGCAGTTGTTCGTCATTCGGGAGCATAGGTGTTCCTTAGTACAGGCATTCAACGGCCATAGCCGTGGCTTCACCGCCGCCGATGCAGATGGCTGCGACGCCGCGCTTGAGGCCTTTCTGGCGCAGGGCCGAGAGCAGGGTCACCAGGATCCGTGCGCCGGACGCACCGATCGGATGGCCCAGGGCACAGGCGCCGCCGTGGATGTTGACCTTGCTGTGGGGGATTTCCAGCTTGCTCATGGTCACCAGGCTGACCACAGCGAAGGCTTCGTTGATTTCAAACAGGTCGACCTCGTCGAGGTTCCAGCCGGTCTTGGTCATCAGCTTGCGGATCGCCCCCACCGGCGCGACCGGGAACAGGCCTGGCTCGTCGGCAAAGGCTGCGTGGCCATGAATCACCGCCAACGGCTTGAGCCCACGCTTTTGCGCTTCGGACTCACGCATCAGCAGCAGTGCCGCTGCACCGTCGGAAATCGAGCTGGAGTTGGCGGCCGTCACCGTGCCGCCTTCGCGGAAGGCCGGTTTCAAGGTGGCGATCTTGTCCAGTTTGGCTTTGGGCGGCTGTTCATCGTGGGTGATGGTTTTCTGCTCCTTGCCTACGGTGACCTGTACCGGAACGATTTCGGCGATGAAGTTGCCGTCGGTGATCGCCTGTTGCGCACGGGTCAGGGACGCAATGGCAAACGCGTCCTGGGCCTCGCGGGAAAAGCCGTTGTGCTCGGCGCAGTCCTCGGCAAAGGTGCCCATCAGGCGGCCCTTGTCATAGGCGTCTTCGAGGCCGTCGAGGAACATGTGGTCGAGCACCCGGCCGTGGCCCATGCGGTAACCGCTGCGGGCGCGGTCCAGCAGGTACGGCGCGTTGGACATGCTCTCCATGCCACCGGCGATGACCACGTCCACACTGCCCGCCAGCAACGAGTCATGGGCCAGGATGGTGGCCTCCATGCCGGAGCCGCACATCTTGTTGAGGGTGGTGCAGCGGGTGGATTTGTCCAGGCCGGCGCCGAGGGCCGCCTGGCGCGCAGGGGCCTGGCCGAGGCCGGCGGGCAGCACACAGCCGAACAGCACTTCATCCACGGCGTCGCTGGCAATACCGGCCCGTTCGACCGCCGAGCGAATCGCTGCAGCGCCCAGTTGCGGGGCAGTCAGGCCTTTGAGGTCGCCCTGGAACCCGCCCATCGGGGTACGTACCGCGCTGACAATAACGATTGGATCAGTCATGAAAAATCTCCTTATTTGGCCGCCATGCGCAAGGCACCGTCGAGACGGATCACCTCGCCGTTGAGCATGCTGTTTTCAATGATATGCCGCACCAGCGCGGCGTACTCGCCTGGCTTGCCCAGGCGCGGCGGGAACGGCACACCGGCGGCCAGGGACTCACGCACTTGCGGGGTCATGCCGGCCATCATCGGGGTTTCGAAAATGCCGGGGGCGATGGTCATCACCCGAATCCCGTAGCGCGCCAGTTCGCGGGCCGCCGGCAGGGTCAGGCTGGCAATCGCGCCCTTGGAGGCGGCATACGCCGCCTGGCCAATCTGACCGTCAAAGGCTGCCACCGAGGCGGTGTTGATGATCACGCCGCGCTCGCCATCGGCATTTGCCTCGGTTTCAGCGATGGCGGCTGCGGCCAGGCGCAGCAGGTTGAAACTGCCGATCAGGTTGACGTTGATCACCTGGGCAAAGTTGGCCAACGCGTGTGGGCCATTTTTGCCGAGGATTTTCTCGCCACGCACCACGCCGGCGCAGTTGACCAGCCCGTGCAAGCCACCAAACGCAGCAACGGTGGCCTGCACCGCAGCCTCGGCGGCGGCTTCCTGGCTGATATCCGCGACCACGCTGCGCGCCTGCTCACCGAGTTTTTGCGCCTGGGCGGCGACGGCGTCGGCGTTCAGGTCCACCAGCATTACCTTGGCACCGGCGGCTACCAACATCTCGGCGGTTGCCGCGCCGAGGCCTGAAGCGCCGCCGCTGACCAGAAAAACCTTGTTCTCAATCTGCATCATTGTTTCCTTGAAGAGGGATTACGCCGTAGCCGCCTGGGCCTTGGCGATTTCCTGATTACGCAAAATGAAGCGTTGCAGCTTGCCGCTCGGGGTCTTGGGCAGCTCGCTGACAAATTCGATTTCCCGTGGGTACGAGTGGGCCGCCAGGCGCTTGCGCACGTGCTGGCGCAGCTCTTCGGCCAGGGCCGGCTCGGCGCGGTAC
Proteins encoded:
- a CDS encoding enoyl-CoA hydratase, producing MSYETILLDVQGRVGLITLNRPQALNALNAQLVSELNQALDSLEANPEIGCIVLTGSKKAFAAGADIKEMAELTYPQIYLDDLFSDSDRVANRRKPIIAAVNGFALGGGCELALMCDFILAGDNAKFGQPEINLGVLPGMGGTQRLTRAVGKAKAMEMCLTGRFIDAVEAERCGIVARIVPADELLDEALKVATLIASKSVPISMMVKESVNRAFEVSLSEGVRFERRVFHAAFATLDQKEGMAAFVAKRAPEFKDK
- a CDS encoding acetyl-CoA C-acyltransferase is translated as MTDPIVIVSAVRTPMGGFQGDLKGLTAPQLGAAAIRSAVERAGIASDAVDEVLFGCVLPAGLGQAPARQAALGAGLDKSTRCTTLNKMCGSGMEATILAHDSLLAGSVDVVIAGGMESMSNAPYLLDRARSGYRMGHGRVLDHMFLDGLEDAYDKGRLMGTFAEDCAEHNGFSREAQDAFAIASLTRAQQAITDGNFIAEIVPVQVTVGKEQKTITHDEQPPKAKLDKIATLKPAFREGGTVTAANSSSISDGAAALLLMRESEAQKRGLKPLAVIHGHAAFADEPGLFPVAPVGAIRKLMTKTGWNLDEVDLFEINEAFAVVSLVTMSKLEIPHSKVNIHGGACALGHPIGASGARILVTLLSALRQKGLKRGVAAICIGGGEATAMAVECLY
- a CDS encoding SDR family NAD(P)-dependent oxidoreductase: MQIENKVFLVSGGASGLGAATAEMLVAAGAKVMLVDLNADAVAAQAQKLGEQARSVVADISQEAAAEAAVQATVAAFGGLHGLVNCAGVVRGEKILGKNGPHALANFAQVINVNLIGSFNLLRLAAAAIAETEANADGERGVIINTASVAAFDGQIGQAAYAASKGAIASLTLPAARELARYGIRVMTIAPGIFETPMMAGMTPQVRESLAAGVPFPPRLGKPGEYAALVRHIIENSMLNGEVIRLDGALRMAAK
- a CDS encoding acyl-CoA dehydrogenase; translated protein: MLPNDEQLQISEAARQFAQERLKPFAAEWDREHRFPREAVGEMAELGFFGMLVPEEWGGCDTGYLAYAMALEEIAAGDGACSTIMSVHNSVGCVPILKFGNDQQREQFLKPLASGAMLGAFALTEPQAGSDASGLKTRARLEGDHYVLNGCKQFITSGQNAGIVIVFAVTDPAAGKRGISAFIVPTDSPGYSVARVEDKLGQHASDTCQILFEDVKVPVGNRLGEEGEGYRIALANLEGGRVGIASQAVGMARAAFEAARDYARERESFGKPIIEHQAVAFRLADMATQIAVARQMVHYAAALRDSGKPALVEASMAKLFASEMAEKVCSAALQTLGGYGYLSDFPLERIYRDVRVCQIYEGTSDIQRMVISRNL